The following proteins are encoded in a genomic region of Arthrobacter jiangjiafuii:
- a CDS encoding DUF5996 family protein: MDKRFLNYPDWQDTADTLHLFLQMAGKVKVERGYKRPEWGHVRMYLTIQGIGTGIIPAQDRNFEIYFNLVHHHVDVQDSLGNRTRIPLGDGLSVADFHGQLMGALDYIGTPTPINPVPQEFHDPTPFDQDTEHHSYDRAAVELFLANLHFAHRSLTGFLAPMRGKTDMPAFWFGTMDLSGIVYSGQPAPYSGSDMIGRNAFDEKLCEFGFWPGDTKIPVPSFYALPYPFLASIGSYGTLLAPEKAHFLTPESEFLFSLEDAFAAPDPQQAVGEFFRSTFTILQRLDRWDDLDWITEPLTYRK, encoded by the coding sequence ATGGACAAGCGATTCCTGAATTATCCGGATTGGCAGGACACCGCCGACACCCTGCACCTGTTCCTGCAGATGGCTGGGAAGGTAAAGGTGGAGCGCGGCTACAAACGGCCCGAATGGGGTCACGTCCGGATGTATCTGACCATCCAGGGGATTGGCACGGGCATCATCCCGGCCCAGGACCGCAATTTCGAGATCTACTTCAACCTGGTCCACCATCATGTGGATGTCCAGGACAGCCTGGGGAACAGGACCCGCATCCCGCTAGGCGACGGACTGAGCGTCGCAGATTTCCATGGACAGCTGATGGGGGCGCTGGACTACATCGGGACGCCGACGCCGATCAACCCGGTGCCGCAGGAGTTCCACGATCCCACCCCCTTTGACCAGGACACGGAGCACCACTCCTATGACCGGGCTGCGGTGGAGCTGTTCCTGGCCAACCTGCACTTTGCGCACCGGTCCCTGACCGGCTTCCTGGCTCCTATGCGCGGCAAGACCGACATGCCGGCGTTCTGGTTCGGGACGATGGACCTGTCCGGAATCGTCTACAGCGGCCAGCCGGCGCCGTATTCGGGCTCGGACATGATCGGCCGGAACGCCTTCGATGAGAAGTTGTGCGAGTTCGGTTTCTGGCCCGGCGACACCAAGATCCCCGTTCCGTCCTTCTATGCCCTGCCCTACCCGTTCCTGGCCAGCATCGGCAGTTACGGGACCCTGCTGGCGCCGGAAAAGGCCCATTTCCTCACCCCGGAGAGCGAGTTCCTTTTCAGCCTGGAGGACGCCTTCGCCGCGCCGGATCCGCAACAGGCCGTGGGCGAGTTTTTCCGCTCCACTTTCACCATCCTGCAGCGGCTGGACCGGTGGGACGACCTGGACTGGATCACTGAACCGCTGACCTACCGGAAGTAG
- the fucP gene encoding L-fucose:H+ symporter permease, protein MLIKNSAVQQPDGYLSRIPYFQFLLISLCFPLWGAAASLNDILITQFKSVFTLSDMATAFVQSAFYAGYFIIAIPASRIIKRFSYKVGVMIGLAVYILGCALFFPASHMATYSMFLVALFAIAVGLSFLETACNTYSTMLGPKKTSTLRLNISQTFYPIGSVLGILLGKYLVFTDGDSLDAQMATMTAAEKAAFSSEMLQRTLLPYRYIIMILVVVFIVVALTKFPHCKPLVDKTHEATAKIGETLAYLRRNKAFLRGIFTQFMYVGMQTAVWSFTIRLALDLDDSLNERTAANYMVYAFIAFFVGKVIANFLMARFNVNTVLVAFSAAGSLAIVYVMFVPNMSAVWAAVLVSGLFGPCWATIFGRTLDSIEDKRHTETGGAVLIMAIVGGAVIPVLQGLVSDLTGSMQLAFVVSLLCFVVVLLHFRHLRRTETAEGRVEHVSHQPA, encoded by the coding sequence ATGCTGATCAAGAACTCCGCCGTGCAGCAGCCGGATGGATACCTCAGCCGCATTCCGTACTTCCAGTTCCTGCTGATTTCGCTCTGCTTCCCGCTGTGGGGAGCGGCAGCCAGCCTGAACGACATCCTTATTACGCAGTTCAAGTCCGTCTTCACGCTCAGCGACATGGCCACTGCCTTTGTCCAGTCCGCCTTCTACGCGGGCTATTTCATCATCGCCATTCCGGCCTCCCGCATCATCAAGCGGTTCTCCTACAAGGTCGGCGTGATGATCGGCCTGGCCGTCTACATCCTCGGCTGCGCACTGTTCTTCCCGGCCTCGCACATGGCCACCTACAGCATGTTCCTGGTGGCACTGTTCGCGATCGCCGTCGGACTGAGCTTCCTGGAGACCGCCTGCAACACCTACTCCACCATGCTCGGCCCGAAGAAGACCTCCACGCTGCGCCTGAACATCTCGCAGACCTTCTATCCCATCGGCTCGGTCCTGGGCATCCTGCTGGGCAAGTACCTGGTCTTCACCGACGGTGACTCCCTGGACGCCCAGATGGCTACCATGACGGCCGCCGAAAAGGCCGCCTTCAGCTCCGAAATGCTGCAGCGCACCCTGCTGCCGTACCGGTACATCATCATGATCCTGGTGGTCGTCTTCATTGTCGTGGCGCTGACCAAGTTCCCGCACTGCAAGCCGCTGGTCGACAAGACGCATGAAGCCACCGCGAAGATCGGCGAAACCCTCGCCTACCTGCGCCGAAATAAGGCCTTCCTGCGCGGCATCTTTACCCAGTTCATGTACGTGGGCATGCAGACCGCGGTCTGGTCCTTCACGATCCGGCTGGCGCTGGACCTGGATGACTCACTCAATGAACGCACCGCAGCCAACTACATGGTCTACGCCTTCATCGCCTTCTTCGTGGGCAAGGTCATCGCCAACTTCCTGATGGCCCGGTTCAACGTGAACACCGTGCTGGTCGCCTTCTCCGCGGCGGGCAGCCTGGCCATTGTCTACGTGATGTTTGTTCCGAACATGAGCGCGGTCTGGGCTGCAGTGCTTGTCTCCGGCCTCTTCGGCCCCTGCTGGGCCACCATCTTCGGCCGCACGCTGGACTCGATCGAAGACAAGCGCCACACCGAGACGGGCGGCGCAGTCCTCATCATGGCGATCGTGGGCGGTGCGGTGATTCCGGTGCTCCAGGGCCTGGTTTCGGACCTGACCGGCTCCATGCAGCTGGCCTTCGTGGTCTCCCTCCTCTGCTTCGTCGTCGTGCTTCTGCACTTCCGGCACCTCCGCCGGACCGAAACCGCAGAAGGGCGGGTTGAGCATGTATCGCATCAGCCTGCGTAA
- a CDS encoding nucleoside hydrolase: MNTPAPVPSRTAVIADVDTGLDDALALVFLARDPRIDLLAVTCVAGNTGVDQVVRNTLDVLHAAGAGSVPVARGAEQPLINEWRDAHAFHGANGLGGLELPRNPHAPSPLAAVELMHRTIEDAPAPVTLLALGPLTNVALFLRAYPQTARKLERIVFMGGSAGIGNATSHAEFNAWHDPEALTIVIHSGIPTVMYGLDVFVQATLTPEQYLPFAEMNDDGARLVGEVLAVGGRRGRADAEGGSGTGPDTAGLAPVTLGDAGAACLIAVPETVQLARYPVRVELNGHSRGQTLVDRRLQPGESEHHGDAGPVPVIEVAVGLDHPLMAATFLQTIQRQAPLT, from the coding sequence ATGAATACCCCCGCCCCTGTCCCCTCCCGCACGGCCGTGATCGCCGACGTCGACACCGGCCTGGACGACGCCCTGGCCCTGGTGTTCCTGGCCCGCGATCCGCGGATCGATCTGCTGGCGGTGACCTGCGTGGCCGGCAACACCGGCGTGGACCAGGTGGTGCGCAATACCTTGGATGTGCTGCACGCGGCCGGGGCCGGCAGCGTTCCCGTGGCCCGCGGCGCGGAGCAGCCGCTGATCAACGAGTGGCGCGATGCCCATGCCTTCCACGGCGCCAACGGCCTCGGAGGCCTCGAGCTGCCGCGGAATCCGCACGCCCCCAGCCCGCTAGCCGCCGTCGAACTCATGCACCGGACCATTGAGGACGCGCCGGCCCCGGTGACCCTGCTGGCCCTGGGCCCGCTGACCAACGTGGCGCTGTTCCTGCGCGCCTATCCGCAGACTGCCCGGAAGCTGGAGCGGATCGTCTTCATGGGCGGCTCCGCCGGGATCGGCAACGCCACCTCGCACGCCGAATTCAACGCCTGGCACGATCCCGAGGCCCTGACGATCGTGATCCACAGCGGCATCCCCACCGTGATGTACGGGCTGGACGTCTTTGTCCAGGCGACCCTGACGCCGGAGCAGTACCTTCCGTTCGCGGAGATGAACGATGACGGCGCCCGCCTGGTCGGCGAGGTCCTCGCCGTCGGCGGCCGGCGCGGACGGGCGGATGCTGAAGGCGGCAGCGGAACCGGGCCGGACACCGCCGGCCTGGCGCCGGTGACGCTCGGGGACGCCGGTGCCGCCTGCCTGATCGCGGTTCCGGAAACGGTGCAGCTGGCGCGTTATCCGGTGCGGGTGGAACTGAACGGGCACAGCCGCGGGCAGACCCTGGTGGACCGCCGGCTGCAGCCGGGGGAAAGCGAGCACCACGGAGATGCGGGTCCGGTGCCAGTCATCGAGGTCGCCGTCGGGCTGGACCACCCGCTGATGGCCGCTACCTTCCTGCAGACAATCCAGCGGCAGGCCCCTCTCACGTAG
- a CDS encoding sugar-binding transcriptional regulator gives MDARDEQSLDAIKLYYDEGLSQSEVAQRLGLSRPTVSKLIQYGKDRGYVTITIHDPRERESSLAAELRAAFGLQEVRLAVLPENGANLSGELGKVGAAVLTENVTDGDLVGVTWGETMYAVAKNLSHQERRGVEIIQLKGGVSYTTRATNDFETITLFCNAFGAFARTLPLPVIFESLEVKRLVEGEKHIRRVIEMGREADVAVFTVGAIRPDAMLFNLGYLSETEKAGIAARAVGDICSRFFDDDGNACVPQLDERTVGITLEDLRGVHTRLLVAGGEEKVQAIEAALRAGFATHLVVDQDTARKVLHLTRQRAAS, from the coding sequence ATGGATGCGCGGGACGAACAATCGCTGGACGCGATAAAGCTCTATTACGACGAGGGGCTTTCGCAGAGCGAGGTGGCGCAGCGGCTGGGACTGTCGCGCCCCACTGTTTCCAAGCTCATCCAGTACGGCAAGGACCGGGGCTACGTCACCATCACTATCCACGATCCGCGGGAACGGGAATCATCACTGGCGGCCGAGCTGCGCGCCGCCTTCGGGCTGCAGGAGGTCCGCCTGGCCGTCCTGCCGGAGAACGGCGCGAACCTGAGCGGTGAGCTGGGCAAGGTCGGAGCGGCGGTACTCACCGAAAACGTGACCGACGGCGACCTGGTGGGCGTCACCTGGGGCGAGACCATGTACGCCGTGGCGAAGAACCTCAGCCACCAGGAGCGGCGCGGGGTGGAGATCATCCAGCTCAAGGGCGGAGTCTCCTACACCACCCGGGCCACGAATGACTTCGAGACCATCACCTTGTTCTGCAACGCCTTCGGCGCATTTGCCCGCACCCTGCCGCTGCCGGTGATCTTCGAGTCCCTCGAGGTGAAGCGCCTGGTGGAGGGGGAGAAGCACATCCGGCGGGTCATCGAAATGGGCCGCGAGGCCGACGTCGCGGTCTTCACCGTGGGGGCGATCCGCCCCGACGCCATGCTGTTCAACCTCGGCTACCTGAGCGAAACGGAGAAGGCGGGCATCGCCGCCCGGGCCGTGGGGGACATCTGCTCGCGCTTTTTCGACGACGACGGCAACGCCTGCGTGCCGCAGCTGGACGAGCGCACGGTCGGCATCACCCTCGAGGACCTGCGCGGTGTCCACACCCGGCTCCTGGTTGCCGGGGGAGAGGAGAAGGTCCAGGCTATCGAGGCCGCACTGCGGGCCGGATTCGCCACCCATCTGGTGGTGGACCAGGACACCGCCCGGAAGGTCCTGCACCTGACCCGGCAGCGGGCGGCGAGCTAG
- a CDS encoding multidrug effflux MFS transporter, protein MSNPARAQGSRPSYRPGIKYILMLGALAALPAVTTDMYLPSLPTVASDLGTSQAAAQFTMSGTLLGAAVGQLVIGPFSDRFGRRLPLLIGISLHIVVSLLCAVAPGIGTLIGLRVLQGFFNAAAGVVAIAVIRDRFVGSDAARLLSRLMLVIGLAPLLAPTIGQAVASIWQWRAVFVALALIGLVLVLIVWRFMPETLPVERRRTSGGPSAFRGYRVLLKDRHFVALAFIPGLGMAVIMSYVVGSPFVFQDEYGLTAGQYALVFAINGAGMVISAQANAALVRFAPPMNILRIAVPVLLGLSLLLPVIVLTGFGGVFGLAAGLWLVLGMHGLIAANATVMALGNYGHMAGSAAALIGALQVGVAGAVSPLVGVFGGQALAMSGVIIGCCLLMAVILAVATPAYRRGRGAAPESTGAAGPGVQAPKDEITP, encoded by the coding sequence TTGAGCAACCCCGCCAGGGCCCAGGGCAGCCGCCCCTCCTACCGTCCGGGGATCAAGTACATCCTGATGCTGGGTGCATTGGCGGCACTGCCGGCGGTCACCACCGACATGTACCTGCCCTCGCTGCCCACCGTCGCCTCGGATCTGGGGACCAGCCAGGCCGCCGCCCAGTTCACCATGTCAGGGACGCTGCTCGGCGCCGCCGTCGGCCAGCTGGTCATCGGCCCGTTCTCTGACCGGTTCGGGCGGCGCCTGCCCCTGTTGATCGGCATCAGCCTCCACATTGTCGTGTCCCTGCTGTGCGCCGTCGCGCCCGGCATCGGCACCCTGATCGGGCTGCGGGTACTGCAGGGTTTCTTTAATGCGGCCGCCGGCGTCGTTGCCATTGCCGTCATCCGTGACCGTTTCGTGGGGTCCGACGCGGCCCGGCTGCTGTCCCGCCTGATGCTGGTGATCGGGCTGGCCCCGCTGCTGGCTCCGACCATCGGCCAGGCCGTGGCCAGCATCTGGCAATGGCGGGCGGTCTTCGTGGCCCTGGCCTTGATCGGGCTGGTGCTGGTGCTCATTGTCTGGCGCTTCATGCCCGAGACGCTGCCGGTGGAGCGCCGCCGCACCTCCGGCGGTCCGAGCGCATTCCGCGGCTACCGGGTCCTGCTGAAGGACCGGCACTTCGTGGCGCTGGCCTTCATCCCCGGCCTGGGCATGGCCGTGATCATGAGCTACGTGGTGGGCTCCCCGTTTGTCTTCCAGGATGAGTACGGCCTGACCGCCGGACAGTACGCCCTGGTGTTCGCGATCAACGGTGCCGGCATGGTCATCTCGGCGCAGGCCAACGCGGCCCTGGTCCGGTTTGCCCCGCCCATGAACATCCTGCGCATCGCCGTCCCCGTCCTGCTGGGGCTGTCCCTGCTGCTGCCGGTGATCGTCCTGACCGGGTTTGGCGGTGTCTTCGGGCTGGCCGCCGGGCTGTGGCTGGTGCTGGGAATGCACGGTCTGATCGCAGCCAATGCCACGGTCATGGCGCTGGGGAATTACGGGCACATGGCCGGGTCCGCCGCGGCGCTGATCGGAGCCCTGCAGGTTGGGGTGGCCGGAGCGGTGAGCCCCCTGGTAGGCGTGTTCGGCGGGCAGGCGCTGGCCATGTCAGGTGTGATTATCGGCTGCTGCCTGCTGATGGCCGTGATCCTCGCGGTGGCCACCCCCGCGTACCGGCGGGGCCGAGGGGCGGCTCCGGAAAGTACCGGGGCCGCCGGGCCCGGGGTCCAGGCGCCGAAGGACGAGATCACGCCCTAA
- the deoC gene encoding deoxyribose-phosphate aldolase has protein sequence MSQTSQLIDHTLLAPTATAGQIDTLVQEAVDHQFKTVCVNPTWVSRAHRAAEGTPVGICTVIGFPLGASTTAVKAFETTDAIANGADEVDMVINVGWALAGAWDDVEADIRAVVEAAAESPVLVKVILETCLLTAEQTAEASRRAVAAGADFVKTSTGFSKHGATVEAVRIMRETVGPDLGVKASGGVRTPEDLAAMVDAGASRVGASAGAAILAGSAQ, from the coding sequence ATGTCCCAGACTTCGCAGCTCATCGATCACACCCTGCTTGCCCCGACGGCAACAGCCGGGCAGATCGACACCCTTGTCCAGGAAGCCGTTGACCACCAGTTCAAAACGGTGTGCGTCAACCCGACCTGGGTCAGCCGGGCCCACCGGGCCGCCGAGGGCACCCCGGTGGGCATCTGCACCGTCATCGGGTTCCCCCTGGGCGCCTCCACCACTGCCGTCAAGGCCTTCGAAACCACCGACGCCATCGCGAACGGTGCCGACGAAGTGGACATGGTCATCAACGTGGGCTGGGCGCTGGCCGGAGCCTGGGACGACGTCGAAGCGGACATCCGCGCCGTCGTCGAGGCCGCCGCGGAATCCCCGGTGCTGGTCAAGGTCATCCTGGAAACCTGCCTGCTCACCGCCGAGCAGACGGCCGAGGCCTCCCGCCGGGCCGTCGCAGCCGGCGCCGACTTCGTGAAGACCTCCACCGGATTCTCCAAGCACGGCGCCACCGTGGAAGCGGTGCGCATCATGCGCGAGACCGTCGGCCCGGACCTGGGCGTCAAGGCCTCCGGCGGCGTCCGCACCCCGGAAGACCTCGCGGCCATGGTCGACGCCGGTGCTTCCCGTGTCGGTGCCTCGGCCGGAGCGGCGATCCTCGCCGGAAGCGCGCAGTAA